The following are encoded together in the Pleurocapsa sp. FMAR1 genome:
- a CDS encoding dihydroorotase: MELLQQVRVIDPTQEIDRLSDVLIENGKIKQIGDRLTDYPTEAQILSGQNLVLGTGLVDLYSHSGEPGNEARETLLALAQSAAAGGFTQVGILPDTLPRIDNAEILAAVKQKSSYLTNDDRNKPVSQLSFWGAVSHVTDTKQMSELGELKAGVIGFADRYNLSDLNLFRQVLEYVQPWQKPMAIALNCNELAGKGVVREGITSICYGMLGNPAFSEAAIIAAVLEIVAEIPTPVHIMRVSTKRGVELIADAKARGVTITASTTWMHLLWNDDAVGSYDPNLRLEPPLGDKKDQAALITGVKQGIIDAIAIDHQAYTYEEKTVAFALAPPGVIGLELALPLLWQGLVETGKLSALELWQGLSSRPRQCLQQEPIAIALDDAANLILFDSQKTWLANQENLKSSAANTPFYNQQIIGKVIKTWNS; the protein is encoded by the coding sequence ATGGAACTACTGCAACAGGTAAGAGTAATTGACCCTACTCAAGAAATCGATCGCTTGTCGGATGTGCTAATTGAAAACGGTAAAATCAAGCAAATTGGCGATCGCCTGACGGACTATCCCACCGAAGCACAAATACTTTCAGGACAAAATTTGGTCTTGGGAACAGGATTAGTAGATTTATATAGCCATAGTGGAGAACCTGGAAATGAAGCCAGAGAAACTTTATTAGCTTTGGCTCAGTCTGCTGCTGCGGGGGGGTTTACGCAAGTAGGAATTTTACCTGACACTCTACCTCGGATTGATAATGCTGAAATATTAGCTGCTGTTAAGCAAAAAAGTAGCTATTTAACCAATGACGATCGCAACAAGCCTGTATCTCAGCTAAGTTTTTGGGGTGCTGTTTCCCATGTTACCGATACCAAACAGATGAGTGAACTGGGAGAATTAAAGGCAGGAGTAATTGGCTTTGCCGATCGCTATAATTTAAGTGATTTGAATCTATTTAGACAGGTTTTGGAATATGTTCAACCTTGGCAAAAGCCGATGGCGATCGCTCTTAACTGCAACGAACTAGCAGGAAAAGGAGTAGTTCGAGAAGGAATAACCTCTATTTGTTACGGTATGTTGGGAAATCCTGCTTTTTCAGAGGCAGCAATTATAGCAGCAGTCTTAGAAATAGTGGCAGAAATTCCGACTCCCGTTCATATTATGCGCGTTTCTACGAAAAGAGGAGTGGAGTTGATTGCCGATGCCAAAGCCAGAGGCGTAACGATAACCGCCAGCACGACCTGGATGCATCTGTTATGGAATGATGATGCAGTGGGTAGCTATGACCCCAATTTGCGCCTTGAACCACCCTTGGGAGATAAAAAAGACCAGGCTGCATTAATTACTGGAGTTAAACAAGGAATTATTGATGCGATCGCCATTGACCATCAGGCATATACCTACGAAGAAAAAACCGTAGCATTTGCTCTTGCACCACCAGGAGTAATTGGTTTGGAGTTAGCTCTACCTCTTTTATGGCAAGGACTAGTAGAAACTGGAAAACTATCTGCTTTAGAACTATGGCAGGGTTTGAGTAGTCGTCCCCGTCAATGTCTACAACAAGAACCTATAGCGATCGCGCTAGACGATGCTGCTAATTTAATATTATTCGATTCGCAAAAAACTTGGTTAGCTAATCAAGAAAATCTCAAATCTTCTGCTGCTAATACGCCTTTTTATAATCAACAAATTATAGGAAAAGTTATTAAAACCTGGAACAGCTAG
- a CDS encoding adenylosuccinate synthase: MANVIVIGAQWGDEGKGKITDLLSRSADVVVRSQGGVNAGHTVVVAKKTFKLHLIPSGILYPKTECIIGSGTVIDPQVLIEEIEQLKALGVTVDNLYISQTAHITMPYHRQIDEASEESRGEYKIGTTGRGIGPTYADKSERTGIRVLDLMNRDHLRKQLGWTIDYKNVILEKLYNLPPLDPEKVIEEYLKYAEFLRPFVVDSSLKIYEAVKKKKNILFEGAQGTLLDLDHGTYPYVTSSNSIAGGACVGAGVGPTTIDRVIGVAKAYTTRVGEGPFPTELNDSVGEFLGDVGAEFGTTTGRRRRCGWFDAVIGRYAVRINGLDCLAITKLDVLDELAEIKVCVAYEIDGATCHHFPTNANHFANCKPVYKTLQGWQRPTTGCRSLSDLPKEALNYLKFMAELMEVPIAIVSVGPGRDHTIIVEDPIHGSKRALLDADGVPV, translated from the coding sequence TTGGCTAATGTTATCGTAATCGGAGCCCAATGGGGTGACGAAGGAAAAGGGAAAATAACCGATTTACTTAGTCGTTCAGCAGATGTCGTGGTGCGCTCCCAAGGTGGAGTAAATGCAGGACATACCGTTGTTGTAGCTAAAAAAACTTTTAAGCTACACTTGATTCCCTCAGGAATTTTATATCCTAAAACAGAGTGTATTATCGGTTCTGGAACAGTAATCGATCCTCAAGTGTTGATTGAAGAAATAGAACAACTAAAAGCTTTAGGAGTAACGGTAGACAATCTATATATCTCGCAAACGGCTCATATCACTATGCCTTATCATCGCCAGATTGATGAAGCATCAGAAGAAAGCCGAGGAGAATATAAAATTGGTACTACAGGTAGAGGCATTGGTCCTACCTACGCTGACAAATCAGAACGAACTGGCATTCGGGTTTTAGATTTAATGAATCGGGATCATTTGCGTAAGCAACTTGGTTGGACGATCGATTATAAAAACGTAATTTTAGAAAAACTATATAATTTACCGCCTTTAGACCCAGAGAAAGTAATTGAAGAGTATCTAAAATACGCAGAATTTTTACGCCCTTTTGTTGTAGATAGTTCTCTCAAAATTTATGAGGCAGTTAAAAAGAAAAAAAATATCCTGTTTGAAGGAGCGCAAGGGACTTTACTAGATTTAGATCATGGTACTTATCCCTACGTTACTTCTTCAAATTCTATAGCTGGCGGAGCCTGTGTCGGAGCAGGTGTCGGACCTACTACTATCGATCGGGTGATTGGCGTAGCCAAAGCTTATACAACCCGTGTAGGCGAGGGTCCTTTTCCTACCGAGCTAAATGACAGCGTTGGCGAATTTTTAGGAGATGTAGGCGCAGAATTTGGTACAACCACAGGTCGTCGTCGTCGCTGTGGTTGGTTTGATGCTGTAATTGGTCGCTATGCTGTGCGAATCAATGGCTTGGACTGTTTGGCAATAACAAAATTAGATGTGCTGGACGAATTGGCAGAAATAAAGGTATGTGTGGCATATGAGATAGATGGTGCAACTTGCCATCATTTTCCTACTAATGCTAATCATTTTGCCAACTGCAAGCCTGTTTATAAAACTTTACAAGGATGGCAAAGACCTACTACAGGCTGTCGTTCTTTATCAGACTTGCCCAAAGAAGCTCTAAACTATCTTAAGTTTATGGCTGAATTAATGGAAGTTCCTATCGCTATTGTTTCTGTCGGTCCTGGTCGAGATCATACAATCATTGTCGAAGATCCAATCCACGGATCAAAAAGAGCTTTGCTTGATGCCGATGGTGTACCCGTTTAG
- a CDS encoding 50S ribosomal protein L25/general stress protein Ctc: MNITVECKSRPEGSKPRALRREGLIPVALYGHDGANSVSLTIPAKEAQMLLRQAAINNTLVDLQVPDISWKGKALIREVQAHPWKRTLNHLSFFTVSADQQVEIVVPIILVGEAAGTEEGGIVEQIMTELNIACAADKIPESIEIDVTSFEIGSLLHVGEIALPEGAVVLDDPERTAISVVVPAKPVTEDEETTETEIIGESEESTEAADSEELAEAADSEKS, from the coding sequence ATGAACATTACAGTTGAATGCAAAAGCAGACCTGAAGGGAGTAAACCCAGAGCATTACGTCGCGAAGGATTAATTCCTGTTGCCTTGTATGGTCATGATGGAGCTAACTCTGTTTCTCTGACAATACCTGCAAAAGAAGCACAAATGCTATTAAGACAAGCAGCAATTAATAACACGCTAGTTGATTTGCAAGTTCCAGATATTTCTTGGAAAGGCAAGGCTTTAATTAGAGAAGTACAGGCTCATCCTTGGAAAAGAACCTTAAATCATCTCAGTTTCTTTACTGTTTCTGCCGACCAACAGGTAGAGATTGTTGTTCCAATAATACTTGTAGGTGAAGCTGCTGGTACCGAAGAAGGGGGAATTGTCGAGCAAATCATGACTGAATTGAATATTGCTTGTGCTGCTGACAAAATTCCTGAATCTATTGAAATTGACGTAACCAGTTTTGAAATTGGTAGCCTTTTACACGTAGGAGAAATTGCTCTACCAGAAGGTGCTGTTGTTTTAGATGATCCTGAAAGAACCGCTATTTCGGTTGTTGTTCCAGCCAAGCCTGTGACCGAAGACGAAGAAACTACAGAAACAGAAATTATAGGAGAGTCAGAAGAATCAACCGAAGCAGCAGATTCAGAAGAATTAGCCGAAGCAGCAGATTCGGAAAAATCTTAG
- a CDS encoding VOC family protein: MNFDYLDVFVTISTNNIQALIDFYSHLLQKQPTVYLPGVYGEFQLQKLRLGIFQPKTERKLEFDNISSSMSLCIEVENLEQAIAFLADMGYTPPGEIIYSSHGQEIYAYDPEGNRLILHQAKKK; this comes from the coding sequence ATGAATTTTGATTATCTGGATGTCTTTGTCACTATATCTACTAATAATATTCAAGCTTTAATTGACTTTTATAGTCATCTGTTACAAAAACAGCCTACAGTTTATCTTCCTGGGGTTTACGGAGAGTTCCAATTACAAAAACTGCGTTTGGGCATCTTTCAACCCAAAACGGAACGAAAGTTGGAGTTCGATAATATTAGCAGCAGTATGAGCTTATGTATCGAGGTAGAAAATTTAGAACAGGCGATCGCTTTTCTAGCTGATATGGGTTACACTCCACCAGGAGAAATAATATATAGTTCCCATGGTCAGGAGATTTATGCTTATGATCCAGAAGGAAATCGCTTAATTTTACATCAGGCAAAGAAGAAGTGA
- a CDS encoding response regulator — MIKVLIVDDQKTVQEIIKSYIEEESGLELVGCAENGQEAIDLIQAHRPNIVLMDIEMPILDGLSATKIITEKFIDTSVLIISVHNEDTYLNSALQVGAKGYLKKNTPAKELVNAIYSAYKGYFQLGPGLLEKYLHKVTDSQSNSQEIEQLKSVILQQSKLLENLNTDYSRQSRRDPHSQDRKSKNQYSLENQYANLEQQVNYLSSFVKKLNQRVGFLQQFGVLITLCCVILGILLLATL; from the coding sequence ATGATCAAAGTCTTAATAGTAGACGATCAAAAAACAGTCCAAGAAATTATAAAAAGTTATATTGAAGAAGAATCAGGCTTAGAACTTGTTGGTTGTGCTGAAAATGGTCAAGAAGCCATAGATTTAATTCAAGCACATCGACCTAATATCGTATTGATGGATATTGAAATGCCTATTTTGGATGGGCTGTCAGCTACCAAAATTATTACTGAAAAGTTTATAGATACTAGTGTCTTAATTATTAGCGTTCACAATGAAGATACCTATTTAAATTCTGCTTTACAGGTAGGTGCCAAAGGATACCTCAAGAAAAATACTCCCGCCAAGGAATTAGTCAACGCCATTTATTCTGCTTATAAAGGATATTTTCAGTTAGGACCTGGCTTACTGGAAAAATATTTGCATAAAGTTACTGATTCTCAATCCAATTCCCAGGAAATAGAGCAGCTAAAATCAGTAATACTTCAGCAGTCTAAACTGCTAGAAAATTTGAATACTGACTACAGTAGACAATCAAGACGCGATCCTCATAGTCAGGATAGAAAATCTAAGAATCAATACTCTTTAGAAAATCAATACGCTAATTTGGAACAGCAAGTAAATTATCTTAGCAGCTTTGTAAAAAAACTCAATCAAAGAGTTGGTTTTCTGCAACAGTTTGGTGTTCTAATAACACTGTGTTGCGTAATTTTGGGCATATTGCTGCTAGCCACTTTATAA
- a CDS encoding Npun_F5749 family FMN-dependent PPOX-type flavoprotein produces MLAPWRSPLSSSIHRNRSKPFSRYFQLATVTSEGYPANRTVVFRGFLDDQDNALKIIVDSRSAKIQDIEHQAIGEICWYFTKTREQFRIAGNLRLITPKDTHTDLQHARQATWHDISDSGRSQFAWPDPAQPVADKSAFDISPLDPNTPLDNFCLLLLIPNRIDHLQLRGDPQQRCIYTLEKKTWSTQSVNP; encoded by the coding sequence ATGCTTGCTCCCTGGCGATCGCCTTTATCCAGTTCCATACACCGTAACCGTTCTAAACCTTTTTCTCGCTATTTTCAGTTGGCTACGGTTACCTCAGAAGGTTATCCTGCTAATCGCACAGTAGTATTTCGTGGCTTTTTAGATGATCAAGACAACGCACTGAAAATCATTGTTGATTCTCGCAGTGCCAAGATACAGGATATTGAACATCAGGCAATTGGCGAAATTTGCTGGTATTTTACTAAAACCAGGGAACAGTTTCGGATTGCAGGGAATTTACGTTTAATTACTCCTAAAGATACGCACACTGACTTACAACACGCACGTCAAGCTACTTGGCATGATATTTCCGATTCAGGGCGATCGCAATTTGCTTGGCCAGATCCAGCCCAACCCGTAGCAGATAAATCAGCCTTTGACATATCGCCTTTAGATCCCAATACCCCTTTAGACAATTTTTGTTTATTGTTGTTAATCCCCAATAGAATTGACCATCTACAATTACGAGGCGATCCTCAACAACGCTGTATATATACTCTCGAAAAGAAAACTTGGTCAACTCAGTCTGTCAATCCTTAA
- a CDS encoding type II restriction enzyme has translation MTANKSTPRLDKPRKPRHPSRSKNDRAWEIIFKEDKILDEIARQGFFQISSTRINQQREARLMTKFDHAVKLPQIFRDNSLTIQPISRGNYIIGAFKSYFQLPRKTSVDVVYRELPPQIETLEPSNIYSESSAIICAFLSGMIDDIMGETTNFTVLGRMSTGKFDYKIRNLKTGLFHDIKVTNSQCEIDGGFEGESQFAIIEAKSETVNDFIVRQLYYPYRLWNSKLEKEVVPIFLTISNDIFTFYRFRFNKEDLYNSLELVSEHRYCISKSDIEMSDIRSILVETRIIPDDEDIPFPQADSFLRIIDLLGRLYNANEFLSKDEITLIYAFNERQTNYYVTAAIYLGLITREQKTKQEVTYSLSKHGYFVMSQHPQKRNIELLKCILQHRIFNDSLAAWLEKAEPLCEEEIVFIMGKGSEKIAVGSDTTRERRASTVRGWIEWILMLPTI, from the coding sequence AGGAAGCCTCGGCATCCCTCTCGGTCAAAAAATGATAGAGCCTGGGAGATTATTTTCAAAGAGGATAAAATTCTTGATGAAATAGCCAGACAAGGCTTTTTTCAAATATCATCGACTAGAATCAATCAGCAGCGCGAAGCTCGACTGATGACCAAGTTTGACCATGCCGTTAAACTTCCCCAAATATTTAGGGACAATAGCTTAACAATTCAGCCCATCTCGCGGGGAAACTACATCATTGGGGCTTTTAAAAGTTATTTTCAACTTCCCAGAAAAACTTCGGTAGATGTTGTTTATCGAGAGCTTCCGCCTCAAATTGAAACTCTTGAGCCTAGCAATATTTACTCTGAGTCTTCAGCCATTATCTGTGCCTTCCTCTCAGGCATGATTGATGACATTATGGGCGAAACTACGAATTTTACTGTCTTGGGCAGAATGTCTACAGGGAAATTTGATTATAAGATCCGAAATCTGAAAACAGGATTGTTTCACGATATTAAAGTCACTAATTCCCAATGTGAAATTGATGGGGGATTTGAGGGTGAAAGTCAGTTTGCGATCATTGAAGCTAAAAGTGAAACAGTAAACGATTTTATTGTTCGACAGCTTTATTATCCTTACCGACTCTGGAATTCCAAGCTAGAAAAAGAGGTTGTTCCTATATTCCTGACGATATCCAACGACATATTTACGTTTTATCGCTTCCGCTTTAATAAGGAGGATTTATACAACTCGCTAGAGTTAGTTTCAGAACATAGATACTGTATCAGTAAAAGCGATATCGAGATGTCTGATATCAGAAGCATCTTGGTTGAAACTAGAATAATTCCCGATGATGAAGATATTCCTTTTCCTCAAGCTGATAGCTTTCTCAGAATTATTGATTTATTGGGGAGGTTATACAATGCCAATGAGTTTCTGAGTAAAGATGAAATTACGCTAATATACGCTTTTAATGAAAGACAGACTAACTATTATGTTACAGCAGCGATATATTTAGGGCTGATAACGCGAGAACAAAAAACCAAACAAGAGGTAACTTACTCTCTCAGCAAACATGGGTATTTTGTAATGTCTCAACATCCCCAGAAACGAAATATCGAGCTTCTTAAGTGTATTTTGCAACACCGAATATTTAATGACTCTTTAGCTGCATGGTTAGAGAAAGCAGAGCCTCTTTGCGAAGAGGAAATTGTGTTTATTATGGGCAAAGGTAGTGAAAAAATTGCTGTTGGTTCGGATACTACTCGTGAAAGACGAGCTAGTACGGTAAGGGGTTGGATTGAATGGATTTTGATGCTACCCACTATATAA